The Metabacillus schmidteae nucleotide sequence AACTGAATAAAACACCAATCAGTTCCTTTTTTCCATTCAAAAAATCCTTAATTAGGAGTGGGGATATGATTAAAAGGTCGTTGCATGATATTGAGAAAATGGTTGGAGGATTCGGGCTAGAGGAAAAATATAAAACCCTTTACATAACAGGGGTTACAACGGATTCTCGTCAGGTTGAAGAATGTTGCTTGTTTATTCCGCTTGTTGGAGATATTTATAATGGTCATGAATTTGGAGAGAAAGCAATAAAAGATGGAGCAGCAGCAGTAATTTGGCAAAAAACTGAAAAAAATCCACCAAAGGATGCCCCGGTGATTTTTGTAGAGGATACGCTTACGGCTTTGCAGGCACTTGCGAAATCATATATCGATCAACTGCAGGTAAAAGTTGTAGGAATTACAGGAAGTAATGGAAAAACAACAACAAAAGATATGGTTGCTTCACTATTGGAAACAACCTTTAAAGTGCATAAAACGAAGGGTAATTTCAATAATCATATTGGCTTACCATTAACGGTATTAAGTATGAGTGAGGATACAGAAATAGCTGTACTCGAAATGGGCATGAGCGGTAAAGGAGAAATTGAACTTTTATCAACTCTGGCCAATCCTGATGTAGCCGTAATTACAAATATTGGTGAATCACACTTAATGGATTTGGGCTCCCGGGAAGGAATTGCAGAGGCAAAGCTTGAAATTACAAAGGGGTTAAAAAAGGATGGATTGTTCATATACCATGGAGATGAACAATTGCTACAAGAAAGAGTTCCATCCCTATCGATACATACAGCAACATTTGGTGAAAAGTCAACGAATGATTATTATCCAACAGAAATTACACAAGAGCTCACAGGTACATCTTTTAAAGTGAAAAATGAGGAATACTTTATTCCAGTACTAGGAAAACATAATGTATGGAATGCATTAGCTGCATATGCTGTTGCTTCCCATTTAGGAGTGAAAGAGGAAGCGATTAAGGAAGGCTTTTTGTCTATAAAGATTACAGGTATGCGTTTAGAGCTAATTGAAGCTAAAAGTGGTGCTTCGGTCATTAATGATGCGTATAACGCCAGTCCTACATCAATGAAGGCAGCAATTGACTTAATCGAAAATTTAAAGGGATTTGAACAAAAGTTTGTCGTTCTTGGTGATATGCTCGAACTTGGTGAGGAAGAAAAAGAATATCATCGCGAAGTAGGGAGAGCGATTAAGCCAAACAACATCTCACATATTTTTACTTATGGACGTTTAGGTGCAGAAATAGCTGCAGGGGCAAGAGAAAAATATAGTCAAGAACTTGTGCATCACTTTGAGGAAAAAAGCGAATTGATTACAATGTTAAAATCACTCGTTCATAAAAATGATGTTGTACTTGTGAAAGCGTCTAGAGGGATGAAGCTTGAAGAGGTCGTGAATGCTCTTATTTAAATAGCATTTTTCCCATAAAAAACCAAAGGATATAGACTTTGTGATATGTTTCAAAGGAGGCTATGATTTCGATGAAAGGCTGTCTCTTTATTCATGGTTTTACCGGTGCTCCTTATGAAGTCGAGCCCTTAGCCAGCTATATTCGTAAAAAAACAGGCTGGGTTGTCAAAGTGCCGACCCTGCCTGGACATGGAGTAACTCTTTCGTTAAAAGGGCATACCTATATGGAGTGGATTACATATGCTGAACAAGAGCTTCTGTCCTTAATGGAAGAGGTGGATGAGGTGTATGTAATTGGATTCTCAATGGGAGGTATCATTGCCTCTTACTTAGCAGCCCATTATAATGTTCAGAAGTTAGTTTTGCTCAGTGCAGCAGCCTATTACGTAAATCCAAAACAAATTGTGATTGATACAAAAGATATGATAAAAGATTTAATGAGTGGGAACATTAATAATAATGAGTTGTTTAACCGGTATAAACAAAAAATACTTCAAACACCAATAAGATCTACTTTAGAATTTCAAAAGCTTGTAAAAAAAGTAAAGCCATACTTTCAACAACTAAACATACCCGTTTTAATTATTCAGGGGGAATGTGACGGGATTGTACCGGTAAAAAGTGCTCATTATCTATATAACAACATTCCTTCGAAAGAAAAAAAACTTTATTTATTACCGTGCTCGAAGCACCATGTTTGCCACGGAGATGATTATGAAGACCTAAAAAACTATGTTGAAGATTTTTTATCTACTGAAGAGAATGTACTAACATAATTGATCTTTAGGTCTTTTATCAGGTATTTTTTAAGTGAATTTCATTTACTGGTTTTGACATTAAGTTGAAATAAAGTACTGGTAGTGGTATGATTACATTTAAAGTGTTTGCGGGCTTTAAATAAGGTAAAACTGCTGCCCTTGGCTGAAAAAGGGCATTTTTTTATTGCAAATAATCAGAACGGTTTAACTTTATGAAGAAAACATTTGTTTTTGAACAGTATGTTTTCTAAATATCTGACTGTTTTTCATGATGACACAACAGTTGATAATCTATTTTTATACTATTAGAAATAGGTAAATTATGGATGATGGTATAAGAAAAACTAGGGTTTTCGCTGGGACTTGCGATTAGCCCAGTTTATCTAATGTTTCTGGGAGCATACCAGAGATTAGGATTGAATATAAACATCGTTTCATTATGAAGACGATTTTGGATTACCTATAAGGTCTGTAAATATTTACAGCAAACGATATAGAAGGAGTATGAATACATTGACAATAACGTTTCAAGATTTAGGTTTAAGTTCGTCATTGATGGAATCTATTAGCAAAATGGGGTTTGAAGAGCCTTCACCAATTCAAGCCCAAACCATTCCATTAGCCTTGCAGAAGAAGGATGTAATCGGGCAAGCACAAACAGGAACTGGAAAAACAGCTGCATTTGGTATCCCTCTTATTGAGAAAATTGATGTGAAAAATAACAATATACAAGCTGTTGTTGTTGCTCCTACACGTGAATTAGCAATTCAAGTTTCAGAAGAACTATATAAAATTGGTTATCATAAACGCTCTCGAGTTCTTTCTATTTATGGTGGTCAGGATATTAACAGACAAATTCGTTCTCTTAAGAAAAATCCACACATCATTGTTGGAACTCCTGGTCGTTTACTTGACCATATTAATCGTAAAACAATTCGCTTAAACAACGTTCATACACTGGTATTAGATGAAGCAGATGAAATGCTAAACATGGGATTCATTGAAGATATTGAAGCAATCCTTTCAAATGTACCAGATGAGCGTCAAACATTACTTTTCTCAGCGACTATGCCTGATCCAATCCGTCGTATTGCGGAAAAGTTTATGACAGAGCCTGAGCTTGTTAAAGTAAAAGCGAAGGAAATGACAGTTCCGAATATTACACAATATTATTTAGAAACACAGGAAAGAAAGAAATTTGATATTTTAACAAGACTACTTGATATCCAATCACCTGAGCTTGCGATTGTATTTGGTCGTACAAAGCGTCGTGTTGACGAA carries:
- a CDS encoding UDP-N-acetylmuramoyl-tripeptide--D-alanyl-D-alanine ligase, coding for MIKRSLHDIEKMVGGFGLEEKYKTLYITGVTTDSRQVEECCLFIPLVGDIYNGHEFGEKAIKDGAAAVIWQKTEKNPPKDAPVIFVEDTLTALQALAKSYIDQLQVKVVGITGSNGKTTTKDMVASLLETTFKVHKTKGNFNNHIGLPLTVLSMSEDTEIAVLEMGMSGKGEIELLSTLANPDVAVITNIGESHLMDLGSREGIAEAKLEITKGLKKDGLFIYHGDEQLLQERVPSLSIHTATFGEKSTNDYYPTEITQELTGTSFKVKNEEYFIPVLGKHNVWNALAAYAVASHLGVKEEAIKEGFLSIKITGMRLELIEAKSGASVINDAYNASPTSMKAAIDLIENLKGFEQKFVVLGDMLELGEEEKEYHREVGRAIKPNNISHIFTYGRLGAEIAAGAREKYSQELVHHFEEKSELITMLKSLVHKNDVVLVKASRGMKLEEVVNALI
- a CDS encoding alpha/beta hydrolase, producing MKGCLFIHGFTGAPYEVEPLASYIRKKTGWVVKVPTLPGHGVTLSLKGHTYMEWITYAEQELLSLMEEVDEVYVIGFSMGGIIASYLAAHYNVQKLVLLSAAAYYVNPKQIVIDTKDMIKDLMSGNINNNELFNRYKQKILQTPIRSTLEFQKLVKKVKPYFQQLNIPVLIIQGECDGIVPVKSAHYLYNNIPSKEKKLYLLPCSKHHVCHGDDYEDLKNYVEDFLSTEENVLT
- the cshA gene encoding degradosome RNA helicase CshA, with the translated sequence MTITFQDLGLSSSLMESISKMGFEEPSPIQAQTIPLALQKKDVIGQAQTGTGKTAAFGIPLIEKIDVKNNNIQAVVVAPTRELAIQVSEELYKIGYHKRSRVLSIYGGQDINRQIRSLKKNPHIIVGTPGRLLDHINRKTIRLNNVHTLVLDEADEMLNMGFIEDIEAILSNVPDERQTLLFSATMPDPIRRIAEKFMTEPELVKVKAKEMTVPNITQYYLETQERKKFDILTRLLDIQSPELAIVFGRTKRRVDELSEALTLRGYTAEGIHGDLTQAKRMSTLRKFKEGAIEVLVATDVAARGLDISGVTHVYNFDVPQDPESYVHRIGRTGRAGKTGMAMTFVTPRELDIVKNIERTTKRKMDRMKPPTLDEAIESQQQMTVEKMRSIIESDNLSFYKRTAEELLEEFDAQVVVAAAIKYMTKEPNSVEVKLTEEAPLYSKSKNKGRSSNNRRKGDFNRRDGQKNRSSYGSRDRGKSGQGSKQRRYSNSK